Within the Candidatus Zixiibacteriota bacterium genome, the region CCAGCAGAGGGTCGCGAAAGATCCCCGGCCCCTCAGGGGACAGGTCAATACGCCCGCCATCATCCCATTCAAACGGGGCGATACGGTCCTGATCGATGATACGCAGGTGCTGCAGTGCGTGAAACTCCATGGGCGAAAGTGGAGCAAGCCCTGTGCCGTCGTTGCCGGGCTGAGACAAGCGTCTAATTACCAACAGGTTGAATTGTGTCCCGGCGCCGCGGCGGGGGCGCCAAAACTCGGGGCCGGGGCTGCGGCCGACACAGATTGTGCACAGCCGGTCATAGGGCGGATTCCGGCGGTCTTGCGCCCAAAAGAAGACCGGCCGGGGCTGTCTCCCGGCCGGTCCATGTTTTCGCCCGAGACCTCTTGTCGTTGCAGCCTACTCCACGCAACCGGCCACCGGGGCCGGTCCCCCGCGGAACAGATAGCCGATGAGCGCGGTGAGATCGGCAACCGTGAGTTCGCAGTCGCCGTTGACATCGGCGTTGTTCAGCACCGGCGGCGGCGGCCCGCCCCGAAACATGTACGCGACGAAGTAGGTCAGATCGGCGACATTCACCGACCCGGAACCATCGACGTCCCCATACTCCTCCACGCTGCCGGATTCGCCGAACTGGGCTTTGACGAAGTTCATCAGCTGCGTGGCCGAGGAGTCGGTGAGGAACATGACCGGGAACGCCAGCACGATTCTCGCGCCGTGGGGCGTGGTTTTCAGAATGCCGACCGGTTGGCCCTCGCGGGCCGGATTGTCGGTGGCCGAATTGTACGTGTACAGGAGGGTGGCGCCGGGAGCGAGCTGGAGACTCGGCACATAGGGCAGGTTGTTGAAGACGTTCGGGCGGACCGTCAGGCTGGGCCAGCCGTTCTGCCCGTGGGCGCCGGCGAAATCGAAGGCCGAGTTCTCCGTCCAGGAGGCGAGGCCGAAGTCGGTGTAGACGAAGTCGTCGGGGTAGATGACGGAGCTGGTCCAGTACTGCACGGTGCGCAGACCGGCGACCAGAATATTGCCGGTGTAGCCGGCATACCAGGTGAGCGAGTCCTGTGAGGTCTTCAGGAAGTGGTTGGTGAAATCGTCGTCGAACCAGAAGATCGAGGAGTACTGCCCGGCGATCCCGCGCCGAAGCGCGGCGCCGGCGAAATCGGTCACCTCAAGGGAATACGGCGTGGGCCCCAGGATCGTGTCCCAGAAGGCCACCTGGCCCGCCTGGGTCGGGACCGAGGGGTGCTGGGAGGTTTCGTCCACGATCAGAATGCCGCCGTCGAACGTGGCGGCATAGTTGCCCGATTCGGGCGAAAGCTCCGACTCATGGGCATCACCGTCGACGGCGGAGATCCGGTAAGTGAAGAGGGAGTGCGGCGCGATGGCGCTGTCGGTATAAGACTGACCGGTGACGCCCCCGGCCAGCAACTGATAGTCGTAGTCCTCGATTTTCCGATAGATCTTATAGCCGGTGAGGTCTCCCTCGGTGTTGGGACGCCAGGAGAGGGCGATGGCCTGGAGCGCCGGGTCGGCCACCAGGGCGCTCGGCCGGCGCGGCACCACCAGCGGCGTCAGACTGTCCTCCGTGGAGTAGATCGACGGATAGGAGTCCTCGACGCTGCCTTCGGCCGTGAAGAAATACGGCTGGCCCTCGGTGAGGCCGGTGACGACATAGGAGCAGCCGCCCGGCGGGACGACGGCGGAATCGGTATAAACGCCCGAGGCTGTCCCCCAGCGCACGACGTAGCGGTAGGAGGGATCGCAGCTCTTCCAGATAACCTCGATCGACTGGCCGTCGCCCATATCCACCAGACGCTCGATTTCAGTCGGCCGGGCGGAGTTGGCGACGATGGCGAGAGCGGCCAGACCGGCTTTCACTACTTTCGTGAAAAACGGGAAATTCATCTCGCTGGTCAGGTCGAGGTTGGTGTGCCAGCCGGGGTAGTTGAACGTCCCCTCGATGCTGTTGGAGACGGGGAATCCCTGATCGATGAACGACTGGTGATCGGACCCGCCGGGCGAGTTCTCGGGCATCGTGACCAGGTCGGTGAGGCGTTCAATGGTGGCGATGTGGAGATCGCGGTAGTGCCCGTTGGCCGGACCGGCGCTCAGGGCGATGAGACGCTCGTTGCTCGGATCGTACCCGATCATGTCGTAGTTGAACATCACCTCGACGTCGGTCCCCTGGGCGGCGAACTGGGCCGCCGAATAGGCGGAGCCGACCAGCCCGACCTCCTCGGCGGAGAAGGGGATGAAGGCGACCGTCTTGCGCAGGGGAACATCCTTGAGCACGCGGGCCATTTCCATGACGGCCACGGTGCCGGAGGCGTTGTCGTCGGCGCCGGGCGCATACACGTACGGATCCGTGCCGTCGCCATACACGATCGAATCGTAGTGGCCGCCGACCACGATGGTCTTGTCGGGCTCGGCGTAGCCGGGCTTGGTCGCGACGATGTTGTAGTGGGTCCCGTAGTAACTGAACGGCTGAAGGGTGACGGTATACCCCCAGCTCTGGAATTTCTGGACGATCCAGTTGAGGGCGGCGATGATCGAGTCGGCGAAGATGTAGCGGGTCCGGAAGTTCATGAGGCGCTCGTCAAAGGCGAAGATGGAGTCCTGGCTGACGAGGTTGATGAGGGTGTCGGTCGGGAAATCGTCGATATCCAGCAGACCGGTGGCGACGGTGGTGGGCAGGTAGAGCCAGCGGACGCTCAGGGTGGTCAGCGCCTGGGCGTGGCAGCCGCGCCGCTCGGAGAGTTCGCGGGCAACGGCCGGGTCGGTCTGGAGCAGCGACATCGTCTCGTTGATCGGGACTGCCTGGCCGAGCGCCTGCATATCCATGCGGTCGCGCGGCGCCGGTCCATTGGGCATGACGCGGTACACGCCCGCCGGATCGACATCGGTGTAGACAATCTCGACCGCCAATCCCGACTGCCGCAGGAGCTGCTCCTTCGTTGCCGAGAGGCCGGCCAAAAACCGGTTGCCATCGCGCGTGTAAGCGGGGCCGACCACCTGCGCGGCCAGATCGGCCTGGAACTGATTGCGCA harbors:
- a CDS encoding M20/M25/M40 family metallo-hydrolase: MKKLFGSLALLLIAATGSATAEDIGWITVRNQFQADLAAQVVGPAYTRDGNRFLAGLSATKEQLLRQSGLAVEIVYTDVDPAGVYRVMPNGPAPRDRMDMQALGQAVPINETMSLLQTDPAVARELSERRGCHAQALTTLSVRWLYLPTTVATGLLDIDDFPTDTLINLVSQDSIFAFDERLMNFRTRYIFADSIIAALNWIVQKFQSWGYTVTLQPFSYYGTHYNIVATKPGYAEPDKTIVVGGHYDSIVYGDGTDPYVYAPGADDNASGTVAVMEMARVLKDVPLRKTVAFIPFSAEEVGLVGSAYSAAQFAAQGTDVEVMFNYDMIGYDPSNERLIALSAGPANGHYRDLHIATIERLTDLVTMPENSPGGSDHQSFIDQGFPVSNSIEGTFNYPGWHTNLDLTSEMNFPFFTKVVKAGLAALAIVANSARPTEIERLVDMGDGQSIEVIWKSCDPSYRYVVRWGTASGVYTDSAVVPPGGCSYVVTGLTEGQPYFFTAEGSVEDSYPSIYSTEDSLTPLVVPRRPSALVADPALQAIALSWRPNTEGDLTGYKIYRKIEDYDYQLLAGGVTGQSYTDSAIAPHSLFTYRISAVDGDAHESELSPESGNYAATFDGGILIVDETSQHPSVPTQAGQVAFWDTILGPTPYSLEVTDFAGAALRRGIAGQYSSIFWFDDDFTNHFLKTSQDSLTWYAGYTGNILVAGLRTVQYWTSSVIYPDDFVYTDFGLASWTENSAFDFAGAHGQNGWPSLTVRPNVFNNLPYVPSLQLAPGATLLYTYNSATDNPAREGQPVGILKTTPHGARIVLAFPVMFLTDSSATQLMNFVKAQFGESGSVEEYGDVDGSGSVNVADLTYFVAYMFRGGPPPPVLNNADVNGDCELTVADLTALIGYLFRGGPAPVAGCVE